The following coding sequences lie in one Streptococcus suis genomic window:
- a CDS encoding Asp23/Gls24 family envelope stress response protein: MTVKINTKDGQIELTDDVIATVVGGATTEIFGVVGMASKSAIKDNFQALLRKENYSKGVVIKTLEDGRIAVDVYTVMSYGVKISEVSRNIQERVKFNLENQLGISVDAVNVFIQNIKVVGE, from the coding sequence ATGACTGTTAAAATCAATACTAAAGACGGCCAAATCGAATTGACTGACGACGTGATTGCCACAGTTGTTGGCGGTGCTACGACTGAGATTTTCGGTGTTGTTGGGATGGCTAGTAAGTCTGCGATCAAGGATAATTTTCAAGCACTTTTGAGAAAAGAAAATTATTCTAAAGGTGTTGTGATTAAGACTTTGGAAGATGGTCGCATTGCAGTCGATGTTTATACTGTGATGAGCTACGGTGTAAAAATCAGTGAAGTATCTCGCAACATCCAAGAACGCGTTAAGTTCAACTTGGAAAATCAACTAGGTATCTCTGTAGATGCCGTCAATGTCTTTATCCAAAATATCAAAGTCGTAGGAGAATAA